One Xyrauchen texanus isolate HMW12.3.18 chromosome 44, RBS_HiC_50CHRs, whole genome shotgun sequence DNA segment encodes these proteins:
- the LOC127636635 gene encoding P2R1A-PPP2R2A-interacting phosphatase regulator 1-like has translation MERMEVDQCAGAGGALRRSNSAPMINVSHNSEGMTVFSSNSSARYRRSSVSVNPSLPARTLPLSPFSLSCERSEHKRQIENMELTLRGRLSASPAFPIPPASHWHDHLSPGFYSQDSGVTPNSSPSPTRRFRGGSVSSGVRLPSTVPLKRKGGVESDGPPKKLFIAGVTDPAHITSYTVSVSQSVDSSSGAAPVCSNAQASPLSLSPPPAFTSHHPSI, from the exons ATGGAGAGGATGGAGGTGGACCAGTGCGCAGGCGCAGGAGGAGCCCTCCGAAGGTCGAACAGCGCCCCCATGATCAACGTCAG TCACAACAGTGAAGGAATGACAGTATTCAGCTCTAATAGTTCGGCTCGGTATCGTCGGAGCAGTGTGTCTGTAAATCCAAGCCTTCCTGCACGG ACCCTCCCTCTGTCCCCATTCTCCCTCTCATGTGAGAGATCCGAACACAAGAGACAG ATAGAGAATATGGAGCTCACTCTGAGAGGGAGACTAAG TGCCTCTCCTGCCTTTCCCATCCCTCCTGCAAGTCATTGGCATGACCATCTATCTCCA GGATTCTATTCCCAGGACAGTGGTGTAACTCCTAATTCCTCACCCAGTCCAACTCGAAGATTTCGTGG AGGATCTGTAAGCTCTGGAGTGAGATTGCCATCAACTGTACCTTTGAAAAGGAAAG GTGGAGTGGAATCAGATGGACCACCCAAAAAACTCTTTATTGCTGGAGTCACCGACCCTGCTCACATAACCAGTTACACAGTCAG TGTTTCACAGTCAGTGGACTCTTCCTCTGGAGCTGCACCTGTATGTTCCAACGCCCAGGCcagccctctctccctctcccctCCACCAGCTTTTACCTCTCACCACCCCAGCATTTAG
- the c44h17orf49 gene encoding chromatin complexes subunit BAP18, translated as MTSASTKVGEIFSAAGAAFTKLGELTMQLHPVADSSPAGAKWTDTEIEMLRSAVRRFGDDLNSISSVIKERTVAQIKTTVKRKLYEDSRVPLISESPKKTMKKTTVTLPPTPASVAPTVITVPTSQVVVTTGLQSAPSLPPAIKNPKPADVTLSALNDSDVNSDLVDIEGLGEGATKKTNFDQESLNLDSSLIMNSSDLPLLSR; from the exons ATGACCTCGGCTTCCACGAAG GTGGGCGAGATTTTCTCGGCTGCAGGTGCTGCATTCACTAAACTGGGCGAACTGACCATGCAGCTGCATCCAGTGGCAGACTCTTCTCCAGCAGG TGCCAAATGGACCGACACCGAGATCGAGATGCTGCGTTCTGCAGTTCGGCGCTTTGGTGATGACTTGAACAGCATCAGCTCAGTCATAAAGGAGCGTACTGT TGCCCAAATTAAGACGACAGTCAAAAGGAAGCTGTATGAGGACAGCAGGGTCCCACTCATTTCAGAGTCCCCTAAAAAAACAATGAAGAAAACCACTGTAACGCTACCACCTACTCCAGCATCAGTGGCCCCCACGGTTATCACTGTGCCAACTTCTCAGGTTGTCGTGACAACAGGATTGCAGAGTGCTCCATCATTACCCCCGGCGATTAAGAACCCTAAACCAGCAG ATGTGACTCTGAGTGCTCTGAACGACTCTGATGTGAACAGCGATTTGGTGGATATTGAAGGGCTTGGAGAGGGCGCCACAAAAAAAACTAACTTTGACCAGG AGAGCTTGAATCTGGACTCCAGTCTGATAATGAACTCCAGTGATCTGCCCCTCCTGTCACGCTGA